One genomic region from Carcharodon carcharias isolate sCarCar2 chromosome 12, sCarCar2.pri, whole genome shotgun sequence encodes:
- the tmem37 gene encoding voltage-dependent calcium channel gamma-like subunit → MKPTFLLKAQEELQCRKAGKSVLDTFIRTLIILCTAIAVVLSSISVCSGHWLFADRKLFGLWYFCTLEHDRKLQCTTDFSVAEVDGLDTVLVFTRIIATFAAVLAMFGLEMLITSQICQDAYSRRKWAYGSALLLLAFFMTCVGVLVFAIQLWNFITLTGISLAYWCEFVTAFLFFLNGISGLHMYSMTISDNSVDI, encoded by the coding sequence GCACAAGAAGAACTTCAATGCAGGAAGGCTGGAAAATCAGTACTGGACACATTCATCAGGACTCTGATAATTCTCTGCACAGCAATAGCAGTTGTTCTGTCATCCATTTCTGTGTGCTCTGGGCACTGGCTGTTTGCAGACAGGAAGCTATTTGGACTCTGGTATTTCTGCACTTTAGAGCATGACCGCAAGCTTCAATGTACAACAGATTTCAGTGTTGCTGAGGTCGACGGGTTGGACACTGTTCTTGTTTTCACTAGGATCATCGCCACTTTTGCTGCGGTGCTGGCAATGTTTGGTCTGGAGATGCTAATCACCTCTCAGATTTGTCAAGATGCCTATTCCAGGCGCAAATGGGCATATGGCTCAGCATTGCTTCTCCTGGCTTTCTTCATGACATGTGTTGGTGTGCTCGTGTTTGCCATTCAGTTGTGGAACTTTATTACTCTCACAGGCATCAGTTTGGCGTACTGGTGCGAGTTTGTTACAGCTTTTCTTTTTTTCCTCAATGGTATTAGTGGTCTTCACATGTACAGCATGACAATCTCAGATAATTCAGTAGACATATGA